The genomic interval GAGAATTTTGGGATTTTGTACTGCGTCAAGGAACAAAGCTGTCACAGACCATCTCCTTCCTCTGAGTGACATCAGCTTGGCTGGCAGTGGCTAGAAGCTATAATGTCAACGGAAACTGGCTTTGAATTGAAGTTTAAGAGTTTTTTCTTCACATCGCATTATAAATAAGAATTGGCAGGATAGTCTATTTGTTAATGTactctattattatttaatttgcatTACCATCTAAAATGTTTTAGCACTAAGAATGATAATTGGCTAAAATTTTAATTCAcattcaatacaaaaaaattaaaacaataatattaataatataaaccaccccaaaaaaaatcatattttgaagcttttttaaaaaaaatattttattaatattcccGTTGCGGCCGAAggtttgtagacacctgaccatcacacccatatgtggttcttggAAGCATTCAGTTGTATAGGATATGTTACAGTGTCCCTTTACTCACTCTAAGAGGCTTAATCCTGGTCTGGCATGACAACGCTCCCATGCACTGTAAAAGAACTGACCTTAGCGCCActctgaacacctttaggatgaactgaagttaaaattttgtttctggatttttataaatctgctttgtgaaaAGATTCCTGTTTTTTGTTGCTGTCTTGTGCATTATAAGATGCTTTTCctctcaccacagttgtaaagagtgattatttgagttaatcTATAGTACCAGCAAACATGGCACGAATATTCGTTCGAAATGAACATTACCTGAACCTCTTGACTTGCataatttttataaattgtgctgctgctacacgAATGCCTGatttagataactgcatgaatatgCACGGGTGCTCCTAATAAAGTGGGCAGTGAGTGCAGGTATGCCAGTTGTGTTTGAATGAGTTAGAATGACAACGGAATTTGCCAGTTTGTATTGCTGAACACAAGTGCAGTGTATCAGAGTAGTGAGCATAACTAAAATGCCATGTCACCTAGTCATGTCTGAACATTTCAGAATAGAATGCAATCAGAAAAATTAGCGCACACACAATCTAATCTGTTTGATTTTTCTAATATTAAATTGGAAAATTTGAACTTGGACTCCATGTTGTATCCCTAGTAATAATTCTCATTAAAACTGTGATGTTTAATCTTCTCATGCACTGCATTTATGTGTATCCATGTAGTGGACATGGCAGTCTCCAAGCTCCAAGCGGAAATAAAGGAGCATCTTTGTGATGAACGGCGGGGTGAGCGACTGCGCAGTGGTGTACATGTGGTCATAGCAGGATCCACCAATGCTGGCAAGAGCAGCCTTTTCAATCTACTGTGTAAGAAACATCCCATGGCATTGTTGTCCtacctctctatctatctatttcacTGTTTCTCCATATATCTTGTTCTGGAAATTATAGATGTGTATGAAAGTATCAGTTGTGCATCTTTTAAGCAAAGCTTAGTTTGCAACTGTACGAAACAAGGAACAaggaatctttctttctttctttctttctttctttctttctttctttctttctttctttctttctttctttaataacaGAATtactattaaacatttattatttatttataattctatctatctatctctgtctgtctgtctgtctgtctgtcctaaAACTGCACATTAACTTTCAAACATCACTTTACCCATCTATTTGCAATTCAACTGAATTCATAAGCATTCAAAATGTATGCATATGAATCTCCAATATGAAGCTCCATCTATCCAGCTACCAGACGTTTGCTAACATCGGCTGGCTGTGTTAATAAATGTGGCCTGTTGTCTTTCCTAATGCTAGGTTAGACTAGCATTTCCTGTAGCTACCTTGACTAGCTAGAGAACGTCAGATTCTAGTGTGATCTGTATATCTAAGTAATTAAAAGTTGGTTATTTATGAGATATTTTACTTTTTGATTGTTAATTAGAAAACCGAAATAACAGTAGTCATGCATATGTTTATGGTAAACAGTCTACTTTGTTTATAATGGAACTGGTCTTCTCAcagttttataataattaataaaggtttttttccTCATGAAATCATGACATCagcattatttaaaacatttagtaccatttttgttgttcttcCTACTTCATTGGATCAAAGTCATTAATATGACTTTGAACCTTGTTAAAATATCTTTGTTTCTATCAGCTAACAGCAAAACCTGACAGTTATCCCTTATGTTTGATAacacagtttttatttcttttattaaacaccATTGTAGCTAGCAATTCTCCACCCCACAGGAATGTCGAAAATGTGCCAATTAGTCATTGGCAGAGCTATCACAAGGTACAGTGTGGAGTATATTGAGTCACAGTCTGTACTTGAGTCGAATGTCCTGTTGTGACGTGTTGGAGAAATGTTCAGCATCATCTGTTTGCAAACGTGTTTCCTTATACATCAGGCAAACGATTCTCAGACTAGAGGTGAAATCctgtaattgttttattaaGTAGGGTTAAGTTCCCTTTTCAGGATTTATTAGGATAAATTGGTGTCTAAAATATCACTAGTCATAACAATGTTAGGCAGTAATTTCTCAGGGCACGTCTCCTTCCTCTGCCTCTGTAACATTGTAAATGAGCAGGAGGAGATGATCATGGAGTGCATCAGAGTTCAGGAAACTGCAAAGGCAGCTCAGAAAGAGCTTATCCATGCAAAATGTAAAGGATGCTGCACTCTGCATTTCTAGCCCTGTGCtcatattttattatagatGTATACGGATGCtctgaattatttaatatattctaATATTGTCAGGTTTTTACCTTTTGTTAAATTTGCtgtctgtaaaaaaatatgGGGTTACTGGAAGTAAAATgactaataaattaaaaaaataaatgagactgctcaagttttttttagcagtacTCGAAAACGTTGAaggaaattaataaatgataagAATACAGAGATGTGAAGCTTATCTATTCGCTCTAGATAACGCTGGAAGTGTTTTCCATCTTTGGCACACAGGGCAGTAATGACGGTAGCGAGGGTTCAGAACATGGTGTGTGGATATCGCTGGGTTTCCTGCCCTGAGTGACCTCCCTTCATTAGTTCtcattttttattcctgttattGTTTCCAGCTCAGACATGTAGAgcttgttcttttttgtttttgtcatttagaCTGGgacaaagtgtttaaaaaatagGACCTAACTGTTATTCTGTGTTCTGTTCAAAATAAGGGGAGTTGtgcttcttttcctttttgaaCTCTGTATAGTAGAATGTAtatagtaatatttttttattataaagtttacagaaacaaacaaacctaaAAATATTGAAGATATATATGTACGTATATACAtctaaaatcacacacacatgcatatactgTGTACTATAAGAACAattgtgtgcgcgtgcgcgtgcatgtatgtgtttttttttttgcacaggccAACGTCCTGCAGCTATTGTGTCTCCTATACCAGGGACCACCAGAGACGTTGTGGAGACGCCTCTGGACATCGGAGGATTTCCGGTCCTGTTGAGTGACACTGCAGGTTTGAGAGAGACTGATGACAACGTGGAGCGAGAGGGTGTCCAGCGTGCCCTTAAAAGGTAAAAACACAATGTGGGAAAATGGTGAATAATACAATACTGATTCTAATTTGAACCTAGTgctattttataaatgtaaacatttttcaaatgCAGAGTGGAAGATAACAAACTCTCTGCCTTTTCCTTAGTGTTTGTGGAAACAATGACTTAAGTTTCATCTTGGTTATATTTCCTGTGCTCTGCCTTGGTAGATCGGATGAATGTGCTCTAGGCTATGCAGTGATCTACTATTGGCTATGCAGTAATGATGTAATAGAGATCCAACTTTAATGATTATCAGATGAGATCACAgatacaatttatttgtatagcgcttttaacaattgacattgtaacagaataaatgaaacagaataaatataatttttaagtttaaaattaggTCACTATTTGTCTCTAACATGTATccttaatgatcaagcctgaggtgacgggtaaatatattcatacacagacacagacagctGGCTCCACTGTTTATATTTTGTAGCATTGATGAAGAGGAATTGCACAAAATGTTTCATACAGTGGGGATTAGTGTGAGACACAGTAATTAGAGGTTAGAGATCATAGCTTTATTTGTCCGTAATGTAAGAAAATCACATTTATGCAGTATGTGTATCTGCAGTACGATGCAGAAATTTTTTGACTAGCTACTAAAATCAGATCCCACACAGTTAGTGATATTAATCTAGTACTAGTGTcactaaggccacgttcacactgcaggtaaaatggcccaaatccgatttttttggggtcaagtgaccaggtcagacttcttcaggagtagtgtgaacactcaaatctggcccagatctgattttttcaaatcagatctgggccacttccatatgtggtcctgaatcagacccaaatctgatcttttccaatgtggccgcagtgtgaacagccaaggcggatttgatgcgacttttacgtcagtctacatcgacattcgtcacaattatgtgccggcgaaaacttttattttttttttttctttttgcgccgccgaaacctttttttttgcgccggtgaaaacgtgacacaaacgttaCTGGTAAcatgtgtgttaagagtgttatataaagtggttacgtgaaccagctcataatgcttgcaTTGAATACGTCACATTATAgaattacatgatatgtttgcttgcaccagatgatacaatacttcctccataatctcgccaactttttagcgcaacggcgtgctgcgtgtgacgtcattgttattgttcgtttgcgcatgcgggtcagttcgaaacagcaaacagttcacactggtatctgatataggccacattttaaaaggcaatgtgaacagccaaacaaaaaaaatcaggtctgagcaaaatatccgaattgagcattaagacttgcagtgtgaacgcggcctaaCACTAGTTAATGTGACATTCTGAAGTACACAAACTGAGGcgtataaaaacatatttgaaaaTTGAATTCAAACTACAAACCtgaaggaaaatgaaaaaagtataaatgattacataaattattaattaaatgataATCGCCAAGATTTATTTTCTAACCATAGTGAAAATGaattgtcctttttttaaaattttgtatAGGGTATAATATCTAAAAAGTCTTCTGGAATGAGCAATGTGCCGCTACAATCTGAAATTGTATATCAAGTTGAATTTGTAGTTATAATTGAATTACATTCAACAAATGTAAATCCATCCAAATGTGCAAAGATGCAAATTTCGTTTTATTATAGTCAAGTGTAGATATCTCAGATTCAGTTTTGGAAACATAATCCATTTTCAATTCACTGAAAAAACTGaaaattaatgattttttttgcctctttcATCGACATGCACATTCTCATTTTGGTTAATGCATTTCTGCAATACCTAAAATGCCATTCAGTTACACAGTGATGAAGGCAGCAGTGGGAATTAACCCTCATTTCTCTACCTGAAAAATGTTGCAGCATCTCTTTAGTCTTTTAGTCAGTTCTTACACCTTCTCATCTATACACGCTGCTCAAATCAATCAACTTCCAGTGTTCCAACTTATACGATAATCCCATTCTGCAATGAAGCCGTGGTGATCATCATCTGGAAGGTAAATTTTTAACTAGCTGAGCTGGTTGCCGTCCACGTTCCCAATTCACAGTGCAACTGTGTCGTATAACTATGTTGCATATTAGAATATTGAGTCcaatttttatcttttcttcttcttcactggatttctcattaatatgattTTGATCATTGCTGAAACATCTTTGTTTATAGGTTCTAACAGCAAAACCTGACCGTTATCTATTATGTTTgatattattgatttatttttcttttaataaacactgGTCTACACAGCTTTGCTAGCAAATTCCCCCTCACGAAAATAATGGAAATGTACCATCCTCCGAAAAATTATTAGCAGAACCTCAAAACACATCACAgatgttttattataaacacatttaatgttgttCCAGGGTGGAGTTTTCCCTTAAGCTCTGCTTGGACAGTGTACACAAGATGTGCTTACGGTCCGGAAGAATAACGTTTCACTTAGTCATTTGTACTTCCGACCTTGAGCCTAAGTATTTTGTTGTGCAGTGTCCATTTCAGCGAGGAGCAGCATGGCATACAGTGCACTGATTAACTATTTGTTGTTACAATTTTAAacttgaatgaatgtttaaagcagtataaatacacataaGAATTATGGAATGTAATATGAAAAAAAGATCAGTAAATTAAATTGGTCCATGCATCTGTATAAGCTTTGTGTTATAAGATGTTTAATTATAACAGTAGACGACTGTGTAATGATCCGGATCTACAATCTTTAATATCTTTAAACTGGTGACGGATTGGTGATAAAGTTGTCACACTGGTCAGGTCAGAGCAAAAGcctttcagaaagaaaaaagtttttatgtTGTCTATAGGGTGGAAATGGCAGATCTGACACTGGTGGTTGTCGACTCAACCCAGCTTCCTCAGGAGCCTCAGATGGTGCCAGGTTTCCTGAATGACTACCTCAACAATGTGCTGCCAAAAAAGCTGGAGAAGGATCACGTGCCTCAGTGTCTCCTGATTCTCAACAAAAGTGACCTACTGCCTAAAGAAAACATTAGCATCATCCAGAGGGCCCTTAGTGACCTATTCATTGAGGCTTCAGTCTGTATTCTGTCATGCAGTACCAGAGAAGGACTGTCTGATTTCTTGAAACTCCTGCAGGAGAAAGTTAAGACAATGTAAGTGGAACAATGTGAGGTTATTTCCCTGTGTTTTTATGCAAATTTGGATTTGCACATAAGCTAACCGAAATGGAAATATCAAGTTAACCTTGGTTATGGTGGAACCGTCAATATATTCATAATCACATCATGTAGTGAAGGGTTATGAAAACTTattcaaatatataattatgtagCACACTTTCCTTACTGTTTTGGCTCTGCTGTTTGCATTTTGGAAATTCACTTAATGTTGCACTTTATTGTGCTCCTGAGATTACAAATGTAAATTATTCTGCCTTTATTAGAATTTGTAATCGAAGTTGTAGTTGagttaaatttgaattgaaattgaattctGTGGCTTGAATTCTTGTGCAAAGTGAAATTAAATTGACAGTTTTAAGGTAATCAGGTGTAGAACATTCTAATTAGTTTTTGGCAGCAGAATCCAATTCAGATTCATGTTTTGAAACTCTAAACACATTTAATCTTCACCATTTTTGTATGGATGTAATGATTCATGTAAGAATGTAGAGATTTTGAAAGATAAATCTGAATTTGAAGAGCAGAATTTAAAATCGACTGTGCGGCAAAAAGCTGAAGTTTTCTCTACCGGAATATTGAAAAATGCTTAAAACTACATTCCATCTATGGTACCAAATTTCAGTTTAAACTACAGTAACTACAAACCTTAACTTACAGATAATACTCTACCGTTTCTCCTTCGCTTCCAAGGTGTGCAGATCCGCTGGTCGGCAGCCCAAGTCTAACTCAAACTCGCCATCGGACTAACCTGCAAAAGAGCATTGAGGCCTTGAGTCAGTATTATAAGTACAGAGACATGGACCTGGCGCTGGCAGCAGAGGGACTGCGCTTGGGTCTTAGCTGCTTGGGTAGAATCACTGGCAAGGTCGACACTGAAGAGATCCTGGATGTGATTTTTAGAGATTTTTGCATTGGGAAATAAACTTCAGTCCTTATgtttaatgaatgtttaaacCACTTCAATGAAACCACTTTAAACACAGCAAATGCTGTTATGTGATTCGACATCTTTAAAGCAGGTGTTATGTGGaaattgtgtgtaattttttGTAGATTCTTTAAAGAAGATGATTCTAGCCTTTTTTGTAAGATTTCACTGGTAAAAGAAAgcaaatgaaatcattttaaaataatcagttAGTTTGGTGAGATCAAAGAGaacttttgtattttgtattaacTAGAGAATGTAAAATTCTTATACGCTGCTCAAGCGGTCAGTAATGTCAAGAAAtgctgttgctaagcaactgaGAAATGCTGATGCTAAACTAATGATTTAGGTACCTAGCACATGTTTCATACAATATCAATATGAAATGTCACTGTACATTAGATAAAAACATATCAACACCTCAAATGAGCTGgaaaaattactaaaaaaaagacTGTATATGACTTTACTGTAATTGCTCTTGGCATTAAATCCAACTTTGATGGGTGTTTTGATGCCATATTCACTGTCTCAACTCATGAATTAGAAGTTATTAAAAATGGGAATGTCATCAGTGCAGTCCATAATAATACGTTGATAAATATTTGACATATGTTGatcagccataatattaaaaccactgacaggtgaactGAATAACATTATTTTGTTACAGTGGCACCTGTCAAATTGTGAAATATATTAGGGCTCAATTGAACATCCAGTTCTTGGAGTTGAAGTGTTGGAAACAATAGGCAtgtgtaaggatctgagtgactttgacgAATTTTAATGGCTAGACGACtgagtcagagcatctccatAATGGCAGtcgtgtggtggtgttggtatGCAGCGAAGGCAAGCCGGCAGAGgtagtgtgatgctctggaTCCTGCCGTGCCTTgagtcctggcattcatgtggctgttactttgacatgtaccacctacctaaacctttttgcagaccaagtacacaCCATGGCAACGGTATTCCCTAATAGCATGATAATGTTCtctgccacactgcaaaaaatggTTCAGGAATAGTTTAAGAAACATGACACAGAGTTTAAGGTGTTCACTTGGTGTCCTAATTCCTAAATGATCATGCATCTGTGGGATGCACTGGACAAACAAATTTGATCCGTGGAGGAGGATTTATCTTACAATTTACAAGGATCTCCTGTTAACCTCTTGGTATCAGAAACCACAGCACACCCTCATAGACATTGTAGAGTCCAAGCCTCGAGGGGTCAGAGGCTGATGGGTGTATGTAGGGTCAaacccaatatatgcaaaattgGCTTCATATTTAGCATATAGTTAGACCCAAGACTTTATGTAAACTTTATGTagtttatgtaaattatggCAATGGGGAATTTAAAAGTGCATAATATTCATGTCTGATTTACAGTGAACATAATACAGTGGATTATATACAAATGCTAAAGTGTTACTCAATAGCTGTTGTTTTTTCACCTTAGgttagaaaatgtttattttttggcaTTTTAGGGGTTAAATTAAAATGCTAGATGTGCCTTTTTGATCCAAGCAAATGTTGTGGATGATCTTTTAACTGTAGAGGAAGCAAACAGCCTAATGGAGGCTCCCACAGGTCTTTGTTCTCCTGTCAATCCGACcttcatttgaatatttatgCTTCTTTGTTGAACTCTTCACCCCTCTGATGCCATTGCCTTGTGCACGTTAGAAAGGCGCTAAAGGCAGCACGTTGTACCCTCACCTTTTCCTACTATTCATCCCAATGACGTCATGCTGTGTTCAGCCCTCTGCAGGACTTTACAGAGGTTATAAGGTCTTGCAAATCACACCACACTGTTTCTGCAAGCAAAGTATGTACTGTACTTCAATTCATAAAACAGATGTTCCTTAGAATAGCAGCGAGACCCAAGTGTTAGCATAAAGAATGAGATGTCCTTTGACATTCCCTTCCTTAAGAATGTTTAAggtaatataaatatagttacaaacaacaaacatataTAGAAAAGTTGAGGGTAACAGTTGTGTATATGAGTAATAGTTTCCTATAGGGTATAGGGCATTTTGGGTGGTGTCCGTCTTTAGCTGAGTAAAAATGCAAAAAGTAATATAGACAAATTCtttttaatctcaaaactttGACTTATTCATGACTCATAATTCATGATATTTAGGTACAGTGACCCAAACAAGTGTTCACCCCTAGTGACTATTTCACTTGCCCTTGTACTTTCTTGttcttttatatacagtatatatatatatatatatatatatatatatatatatatatatatatatatatatatatatatatatatatatatatgtgttagtgtgtgtgtgtgtgtgtgtgtgtgtgtgtgtgtgtgtgtgtctgtgtataaccCCCCTGGCAATACATGGTTGTCAGactgtgtatttataatcacaccctccagtgtcaccaaaatgaggatgaggttcccttttgagtctggttcctatcaaggtttctttcatctaagggagtttttccttgtgacagtcacctcagtcacctcaggcttgttcattggggataaatacaaacatatttaaatataaatttaaatatattatttaaatatatatttaatgtttaaatataaatctaatattaatcttgaattttttattattctttgtataatattaaatgttttgtatttttgttgggacactgtacaaattgtgaataaaaaggaatgcaataatttacaaatctcataaacttatattttattcacaatagaatatagataacatatcaaatgttgaaagtgagacattttgaaatttCATGCCAAATATTGGCTCACTTTGGATTTCATGAGAGCTACACATTCCAAAAAGGTTGGGACAGGTAGCAATAATATGCCggaaaagttaaatgtacatataaggaacagctggaggacCAATTTGCAAATTATTAGGTCAATTGGCAACATGATTGGAGCCTCTCAGCGTGGCATTGTGTCTCTCAGAAGTCAAGATGGGCAGAGGATCACCAATTCCCCCAATGCTACGGCGAAAAATAGTGGAGCAATATCAGAAAggagtttctcagagaaaaattgcaaaaaatTTGAAGTTATCATCATCAACAGTGCATAATATCATATATCCAGAGAATCTGGAACAATCTCTGTGCGTAAGGGTCAATGCCGTAAAACCATACTGGATGCCTGTGATCTTAAGGCCCTTAGACggcactgcatcacatacaggaaTGCTACTCTAATGGAAATCACAGCATGGGCTCAGGAATATTTCCAGAAAATATTGTCGGTGAACACAATCCACCGTGCCATTCGCTGTTGCCGGCTAAAACTCTATAggtcaaaaaagaagccatatCTAAACACGATCCAGAAGCGCAGCCATTTTCTCTGGGccaaggctcatttaaaatggactatGGCAAAGTAGAAAACCtttctgtgatcagatgaatcaaaatttgaagttctttttggaaaactggGACACCATGTCATCCGGACTAAAGAGGACAAGGACAACCCAAGTTGTTATCAGCGCTCAGTTCAGAAGCCTGCGACTCTGATGGTATGGGGTTGCATGACTGCGTGTGGCATGGGCAGCTTACACATCTGTAAAGGCATCATCAATGCTGAAAAGTATATCCAAGTTCTAGAACAACATATGCTCCCATTCAGATGTCGTCTCTTTCAGGGAAGACCTTGcattttccaacatgacaatgccagaCCACATACTGCATCAATTACAACATCATGGCTGCGTAGAAGAAGGATCCGGGTACTGAAATAGCCATCCTGCAGTCCATATCTTTAAcccatagaaaacatttggcgcatcataaagaggaagatgcgaCAAAGAAGACCTAAGACAGTTGAGCAACTAGAAGCCTGTATTAGACAAGAATGGGACAACATTCCTATTCCTAAACTTGAGCAACTTGTCTCCTCAGTCTCAGACATTTGCAGACTGTTATAAAAAGAAGAGGAGATGCCACACAGTGGTAAACATGGccttgtcccaacttttttaaaatgtgttgatGCCATGGAATTTAAAATCAActtatttttcccttaaaataatacattttctcagtttaaacatttgacatgtcatctatgttgtattctgaataaaatattgaaatttgaaacttccacattattgcattctgtttttattcacattttgtacagtgtcccaactttttgAGATTGGGAAATGGAAGAAAATGAGATCATCAAAATGTGCAAAGCTCATAGAGGCTTAGAGAGAGAAACTCCAAACTGTAAACGCTCTAAAAGGACAATGAACTAAATATATGTAAGTGGGTTGTGAATATCATTTAGCAGTAAAGCTAGTGCTTAcagtttttaaatcattcaagtttaaaaaaaaagctgttctaaaatgtttacactGAAACACAGCATAAAGGGAAATAATCACTTTCTGTATTCTCATATAATTGCCTTATAGAATTTTGGACGTGTATGATTGTATTTTCTGGTGAGACATGAGACACGGTTGCAACCATGCACTGTATTGTGATTTCtggttgtaaaataaaaattgttttagaTCAAATAAAAATCCTCTTTTTTCAGTCGTGCAATGAACTGAAGTGATTATATGGAAAGTAAAACAAGAACAGAGACAATTCTATAATATTTTATCTACTTACTGCTCATTGACAAACCAAAATTAAACAAagtgattatttaaaatgattctgtCATAAAATAATTGTGATAATTTTATCAACTGTATTTAATAGTATTTACAAAGCACATtgtttagaaaataaacaagaaggACTGAAGATGAACAtacagtgtatactgtatacatatatatatatatatgctttaaacaaataaacaaaacacacattaaatattttaatatcaagAAATTATGTACAGTTCATCATGTATTATTGGCTCTTGTTCAGATTGTTTTTACCCCTTAGCCTTTGCAGGACATGTAAGGCTATAAAGTATTCTTGCATTGTTAACAATATTATAACTTAACTGAGAAAAAAATTGCTATTAATTAACATTCATTTATAAAGTTCACAGTGAAGTTTATTCGGCCTGATTTACAAAGTAGCCATGGCTATTTTCACACTTCCctgacagacttttttttttacattattattaatttgatttttttcccacacaaaaTAGTTACCATCATGTTTAGCATACAGTTGTTTGCTGACAATGTTCATGTACATCCTAGTATATACAACTAATTAATACTGGCACGGTATTATTAATGCCTATGCTT from Tachysurus vachellii isolate PV-2020 chromosome 1, HZAU_Pvac_v1, whole genome shotgun sequence carries:
- the gtpbp3 gene encoding tRNA modification GTPase GTPBP3, mitochondrial isoform X1 is translated as MTLAGCWRIVLFKNVIRPRAYLRCPVVFGQLCSVRFLCSSPVPFGSEDTIFALSSGRGRCGVAVVRVSGPDASGALRALTGLKRTLTPRTAHLRSITHPKSNELLDRGLILWFPGPHSFTGEDSAEFHVHGGPAVISGVLQALGSLPGLRPAEAGEFTRRAFHAGKLDLTEVEGLGDLIHAETEAQRRQALRQMSGHLGRLYNEWSQQLKHCLAHMEAFIDFSEGELIEDGVLNQVDMAVSKLQAEIKEHLCDERRGERLRSGVHVVIAGSTNAGKSSLFNLLCQRPAAIVSPIPGTTRDVVETPLDIGGFPVLLSDTAGLRETDDNVEREGVQRALKRVEMADLTLVVVDSTQLPQEPQMVPGFLNDYLNNVLPKKLEKDHVPQCLLILNKSDLLPKENISIIQRALSDLFIEASVCILSCSTREGLSDFLKLLQEKVKTMCADPLVGSPSLTQTRHRTNLQKSIEALSQYYKYRDMDLALAAEGLRLGLSCLGRITGKVDTEEILDVIFRDFCIGK
- the gtpbp3 gene encoding tRNA modification GTPase GTPBP3, mitochondrial isoform X2, translating into MTLAGCWRIVLFKNVIRPRAYLRCPVVFGQLCSVRFLCSSPVPFGSEDTIFALSSGRGRCGVAVVRVSGPDASGALRALTGLKRTLTPRTAHLRSITHPKSNELLDRGLILWFPGPHSFTGEDSAEFHVHGGPAVISGVLQALGSLPGLRPAEAGEFTRRAFHAGKLDLTEVEGLGDLIHAETEAQRRQALRQMSGHLGRLYNEWSQQLKHCLAHMEAFIDFSEGELIEDGVLNQVDMAVSKLQAEIKEHLCDERRGERLRSGVHVVIAGSTNAGKSSLFNLLWTTRDVVETPLDIGGFPVLLSDTAGLRETDDNVEREGVQRALKRVEMADLTLVVVDSTQLPQEPQMVPGFLNDYLNNVLPKKLEKDHVPQCLLILNKSDLLPKENISIIQRALSDLFIEASVCILSCSTREGLSDFLKLLQEKVKTMCADPLVGSPSLTQTRHRTNLQKSIEALSQYYKYRDMDLALAAEGLRLGLSCLGRITGKVDTEEILDVIFRDFCIGK